A single window of Polaribacter sp. SA4-10 DNA harbors:
- a CDS encoding polyprenyl synthetase family protein: MNLVEHIKLPILKEMELFEEKFKESMLSKVPLLNRITYYIVRRKGKQMRPMFVFLVAKMVSNGGFDERTYRGASVVELIHTATLVHDDVVDDSNMRRGFFSVNALWKNKIAVLVGDFLLSKGLLLSIDNEDFDLLKLISIAVREMSEGELLQIEKARKLDITEAIYFDIIRKKTATLIAACCGIGAASVGANKDTVQQMRKFGEYIGIAFQIKDDLFDYSDEKIGKPTGIDIKEQKMTLPLIHTLNTCSKKEKAWLINSIKKHNKDKKRVKEVISFVKENGGIEYTITKMYDYKKRAIAILENYPDSEYKKSLLAMIEYVVERKI, encoded by the coding sequence ATGAATCTAGTTGAACACATTAAACTTCCCATTCTTAAAGAAATGGAACTCTTTGAAGAAAAGTTCAAAGAATCTATGCTTTCTAAAGTTCCTTTATTAAACAGAATTACCTATTATATAGTTCGTAGAAAAGGAAAGCAAATGCGACCAATGTTTGTTTTTTTAGTTGCAAAAATGGTTTCTAATGGTGGTTTTGATGAAAGAACTTATAGAGGAGCTTCTGTTGTAGAATTAATTCATACTGCAACTTTAGTGCATGATGATGTTGTAGATGATAGCAATATGAGAAGAGGTTTTTTCTCTGTAAATGCACTTTGGAAGAATAAAATTGCTGTACTCGTTGGAGATTTTTTATTATCTAAAGGATTATTGCTTTCTATAGATAATGAAGATTTTGATTTACTAAAGCTGATTTCAATTGCTGTTCGTGAAATGAGTGAAGGCGAGCTTTTACAAATAGAAAAAGCACGTAAACTAGATATTACTGAAGCAATTTATTTTGATATTATCCGTAAAAAAACAGCCACTTTAATTGCTGCTTGTTGTGGCATTGGAGCTGCTTCTGTTGGTGCAAATAAAGACACAGTGCAACAGATGCGAAAATTTGGAGAATACATTGGTATTGCATTTCAAATAAAAGATGACTTGTTTGATTATTCTGATGAAAAAATTGGAAAGCCTACAGGAATAGATATTAAGGAACAAAAAATGACGTTGCCTTTAATTCATACTTTAAATACGTGTTCTAAAAAAGAAAAAGCTTGGTTAATCAATTCTATAAAAAAGCACAATAAAGACAAAAAAAGAGTAAAAGAAGTAATTTCTTTTGTAAAAGAAAATGGCGGAATTGAATATACAATTACCAAAATGTATGATTACAAAAAGAGGGCAATTGCAATTTTAGAAAATTATCCAGATTCTGAATATAAGAAGTCTTTACTTGCTATGATAGAGTATGTTGTAGAACGTAAGATTTAG
- the rlmN gene encoding 23S rRNA (adenine(2503)-C(2))-methyltransferase RlmN — MLTKKKDIRALSKEQLRDFFVENGDKSFRGNQVYEWLWSKSLHTFEDMTNISKETREMLEANFVINHIKVDSMQKSKDGTIKNGIKLHDGFVVESVLIPTEKRTTACVSSQVGCSLDCLFCATSRLKRMRNLNPDEIYDQVVVIDKQSRLYYNKKLTNIVFMGMGEPLMNYKNVMKSIEMITSPEGLGMSSKRITVSTSGVPKMIKMMADEEVKFNLAVSLHSAIDEVRTSIMPFNTTFPLNDLRESLEYWYEKTNREITYEYIVWKGINDRKEDIKALVEFCKAVPCKVNLIEYNPIDDGEFQQASNSAINNYISNLEMHDITVNVRRSRGKDIDAACGQLANKT; from the coding sequence ATTTTGACTAAAAAGAAAGACATTAGGGCTTTAAGCAAAGAACAATTACGTGATTTTTTTGTAGAAAATGGTGATAAATCATTTCGTGGAAATCAAGTTTATGAATGGCTTTGGAGTAAGTCTTTACATACTTTTGAAGACATGACTAACATCTCTAAAGAAACTAGAGAAATGTTAGAAGCAAACTTTGTTATAAACCATATCAAAGTAGATTCTATGCAAAAAAGTAAAGATGGTACTATTAAAAACGGAATAAAATTACACGATGGTTTTGTTGTTGAATCTGTTTTAATACCTACAGAAAAAAGAACAACAGCTTGTGTTTCTAGTCAAGTTGGTTGTAGTTTAGATTGTCTATTCTGTGCAACTTCACGTTTAAAAAGAATGCGTAATCTAAACCCCGATGAAATTTACGATCAGGTTGTTGTTATAGACAAACAAAGTAGATTATATTATAATAAAAAATTGACCAATATTGTTTTTATGGGAATGGGAGAACCATTAATGAACTATAAAAATGTGATGAAATCGATAGAAATGATTACATCGCCAGAAGGTTTAGGGATGTCTTCAAAAAGAATTACAGTCTCTACTTCTGGAGTGCCAAAAATGATTAAAATGATGGCAGATGAAGAAGTGAAGTTTAACTTAGCAGTTTCTCTTCATTCTGCAATCGATGAAGTTAGAACTTCAATTATGCCTTTTAATACTACTTTCCCGTTAAATGATTTGCGAGAATCTTTAGAATATTGGTACGAAAAAACAAATAGAGAAATTACCTACGAATACATTGTTTGGAAAGGGATTAACGATCGTAAAGAAGATATAAAAGCATTAGTAGAATTTTGTAAAGCAGTGCCTTGTAAAGTAAATTTAATAGAATACAACCCTATTGATGATGGTGAGTTTCAGCAAGCGAGTAATTCTGCAATAAACAATTATATTTCTAATTTAGAAATGCATGATATTACTGTAAATGTAAGAAGAAGTAGAGGTAAAGATATCGATGCAGCTTGCGGGCAGTTGGCAAATAAAACTTAA
- the queA gene encoding tRNA preQ1(34) S-adenosylmethionine ribosyltransferase-isomerase QueA → MKLSHFEYELPEELLAKYPAEHRDESRLMVLNRKEGTIEHKLFKDVIDYFEEGDVMMLNNTKVFPARMYGNKEKTGARIEVFLLRELNAENRLWDVLVDPARKIRIGNKLFFGEDDSLVAEVIDNTTSRGRTLRFLYDGSYEEFRAKLLELGQTPLPKKIGRDVEAIDDERYQTIFAKNEGAVAAPTAGLHFSKHLIKRLEIKGIDFAEMTLHVGLGTFSPVEVEDLSKHKMDSEQIVISEETAAKINKAKIEKRRICAVGTTVMRTIESSVSSKQELNQFTGWTNKFIFPPFEFSIANSMITNLHEPKSTLMMQAAAFAGYDFLMEAYKVAIKEGYRFSTYGDAMLII, encoded by the coding sequence ATGAAATTATCACATTTTGAATATGAGTTGCCAGAAGAATTGTTAGCAAAATATCCTGCTGAACATAGAGATGAATCTCGCCTAATGGTATTAAACAGAAAAGAAGGTACTATAGAGCATAAGCTTTTTAAAGACGTTATAGATTACTTTGAAGAAGGTGATGTTATGATGTTAAATAATACCAAAGTCTTCCCTGCAAGAATGTATGGAAACAAAGAAAAGACGGGTGCTAGAATTGAAGTTTTCTTATTAAGAGAACTAAATGCAGAAAATAGATTGTGGGATGTTTTAGTAGATCCAGCAAGAAAAATTAGAATTGGAAATAAGTTGTTTTTTGGTGAAGATGATAGCTTAGTTGCAGAAGTTATAGACAATACTACTTCTAGAGGTAGAACATTACGTTTCTTATATGATGGAAGTTATGAAGAGTTTAGAGCCAAATTATTAGAATTAGGGCAAACTCCATTACCAAAAAAAATAGGTAGAGACGTAGAAGCAATTGATGATGAACGTTATCAAACTATTTTTGCAAAGAATGAAGGAGCTGTAGCAGCACCAACTGCAGGTTTGCATTTTTCTAAACATTTAATAAAACGTTTAGAAATTAAAGGAATTGATTTTGCTGAAATGACGTTACATGTTGGATTAGGAACTTTTAGTCCAGTAGAAGTAGAAGATTTATCTAAGCATAAAATGGATTCTGAGCAAATTGTTATCTCTGAAGAAACAGCAGCTAAAATTAATAAAGCTAAAATAGAAAAAAGAAGAATCTGTGCAGTTGGTACAACTGTTATGAGAACTATTGAGTCTTCAGTATCTTCAAAACAAGAATTAAATCAATTTACAGGTTGGACAAATAAATTTATTTTCCCTCCTTTTGAGTTTAGCATTGCGAATTCAATGATTACTAATTTACATGAACCAAAATCAACTTTAATGATGCAAGCAGCTGCATTTGCAGGGTATGATTTTTTAATGGAAGCATATAAAGTAGCTATTAAAGAAGGGTATAGATTCTCTACTTATGGAGATGCAATGTTAATTATATAA